ATTTATAGAGGTTCACTTCAAAGTTCCAGGCGGTCAATCAGATGTTACTCAAAACACCATTGCCACCTTGTGGACATATGGCTAAGAACTGAAAAGGGTTTAATGTTAATATTTAACACTAgtcatctaaacctaaacctaacctgctgctgttgaatcaattccgactcttagtgaccctataggacagagaactgccccatagagtttccaaggagcttctggaggattcaaactgccaacctcttggttggcagccatagcacttaacccctatgccaccagggtttccagtggtcaTCTAGTTAGTTAAGTGATTCCCAGCCTTGAAGGCTTCTCTTATTATCTACCCTCCCTCTAAAATGAATCTATGAATAAGTGTCATTTATTGACAATTTACTTTCCCATTTATATAAATGTCAATTACAGCTTCTGATCCATGATAATCAACCAGTATTTGCCTTCTGATTTCATTCTAATCAAAAGCAGAAAGCATGAGGTTTTAGTCAGTCCATACAGTATTCATTAAGATAACTGCACAATTTTTTAAGTTTTGGGTTTGTtcgtttatttttaaataacgaAGACAGTTTTCAAAGTCCCAATACTGTATGCAGAGCGATCCAGGTTTAGGGGCTAGCATTTATAAACCATTGATCTAACTCAGATTTTTCCCCCCCCTTAAGCCTATCCTGGCCATGATAATTAATTCTGACCATaattataaacaaagaaaatattgagtaTTATGGGAATAAAGGAGAGAATATAAAAGGAAGAGCTCATCAATCTCAAAAGTAACTTCCTAAACTCTATCTTCCTCCACCCTGCATTCATATTggtatttctatgtatttgctcaCTTGTTCTCTACTCTAACTCAGTTTGGGGAGAGGTAGCAAGTATAAAGGAGAAATCCTGGGCTTTGGAGCCACTTTCAGTCTATGTGGCCTTGAGCAAaaatacttaacctctctgaatgtgtctcatttctaaaatgggaAGATTAATACTTACCACGAAGTGCTGTGAGGATTTAAGTAAGATCCCATCGCTgtggaattgactctgactcatagtgaccctataggacagaatagacctgccccatagagtttccagggagtggctggtgaatttgaactgccgatttttggttagtagccaagctcttaaccactgtgccaccagggctcctcaagtaaaataaattacatgAAATACCCTTGTACAACATGGCAGGCGCTCAGTATGTATTAGTTCCTTTCTTCAAAAAAGGTTTTAAAGTTCCAGGAGGGCAGAGATCACACGTCCATTTCATTCCCCACTATTCCCCCCGAGTGCCTAGTTCACAGTATCAGTACTTGCTGCTGTTGAATGGATtcctactcacggtgaccccacgtcagagtagaactgtgttccctgaagttttcagtggctactttttcagaagtacgtcaggcctttcttctgagaagcctctgggtggacttgaacctccaacctatcAGTCAGCAGTGAGgtggttaaccgtttgtaccacctaggagcCTGTAGTAAACCCTCAATAAATATATCTTGGTCATTTAATAAATTACTTTTTAGACGCTTATTTACAGCTAGGTTTCATCCTAATTAATAATTGAGGAAAGTTCCCTCAGAATGTGCTCAAGATATATTCTTTCCCATCTCGAAAAATTTCccccaagaggagccctggtgtgcaatggtcaagcattgggctgctaaccaaaatttcaaaggttcgaacccaccagctgctccttgagagaaaagacctggcaatttgtaaaaattacagcctgggaaaccctatagagcacttctgctctgtccttatagggttgctatatgttggaatcaatttgatggcacacaacaacattaccCCCAAATTAAAACTGATTATTCTGGTGGCTATTCTGTTGAACCACATACAAATAtggcaataaatatattttaaaaccttGAAAATAATAATGCCTATTAACTCAAGAATTATACTCCTAGGAATTTACTGTAAACAATCAGAGATACATTCAAAGATTCATGTAAAATTATGTCCAAAGCACATCATTTATAATGGGAAAATGGAAACAACAGAACGATTAATAAATGATCACATATTCACAAAACAGAATAATGGAGACATTAAACCACACTTCAGAAGCATATTTAATTATATGAGAATTTTCCCAATATAAAGTGAAGAAAACAAGTTACAAAACGGTAtgtagattattttttaaaacagcatgCGTTACAATAAATAGTACattaaaaaagttaatttttttttgattggtggGATTATCAGtgacttttggtttattttttagaattttctgtattttctaagacCCCCACAAAATGTACAGcatttataattagaaaaatacCAACGACTTTAAggtatttaaatttaatatttaacaTGAGAAAAAATCAACTTCAAACATCTTTACACAGATTACTGTAAGATACTGTTTCACTTCACAGAGAAAACAGCAAAGTCAGATTTCTAAGGTATATATTGAATGACTGAAAGGATGCTTTAAGTAAGTCAAAAAGCAGAGTTTGGGGGTTGAAACTCAGTTATGGAATAGTGGGCAAGTTACctgctgagcctgtttcctcatctctaaaatagggCTGTAACTGCCAAATCAAAATACTGTTTGGGAAGATTTCTATGATAACAACTGTGAAAGAGCCTAGCCCAAAGTAGGAACTCAAAGTCTGCGTAAAggctaaatatttattgaatgatcaTCAAACTAAAAGAAAACTCACGGAACTTTGAGATAAATAACTCCAAGAACTGCTTGGCTTAaactataaaacccaaaaccaaacccgctgccgtcgagtcgattcggactcatagtgaccctacagggcagagcagaactgccccataggatttccaaggaacggctggtggactggaactgccgaccgttttggttaacagccgagctctttaccactgcgccgAAAGAGCAAAGGAAACCTCTATTAGCCAAGTTGACGAGAAATCACGTCCGTTCTACACGATATATAGCATCTCCCAGGCGGGAAGTCAACACAAGGCTTTTCCTGCCACCCCATCGAGGAAGATGGAGTCGGGTCCCTTAGCCTTTGAAGTCCGGCCGAAGACTCCTCACGGGTCTCGAAGCCCGGAAAGCATGCCGCTGGTTGCCAGGAGACACTGCACAGCCACCTCCTCCAATCAGCACGCGTCTCTTTGTGCCCAATCAGAGAAGCCAGACGGGCTGGGTTAGAGGTGAAAGGTCACGCTGCTTTTTGGCGGCCATTTCTCTTGGAGTGCCGCGACTCCGGGCCTAGAGCGGCTGCTTCGATCACGAGGGACGGACAACAGCTGGGTCGGCGGCGAGGATCCTACACCATTCACCCGTAGTCACGATGGTAAGGAGAGAACGGCGTGAGTCGCCGGAGAGGGAGAGCGACCGGTCTAGACAGGCCTGGTAGTTGTTTCGCGCGTTCCCCATTCATCCATGTGAGAATCCGTGAATCTCGCCGCCAGTCCCTTTCTCCCTGAGTTGGGGACTTTGAGGGCCTCCCGgtgccctcccctccccagcaTCCTGCTCTCTTTCCCGCTCTTCTTCGTTTGAACCCAGGCCTGAGGTTTCCTACCTGACCGAGGCCACAGGGCCAGGGTAAAGATGAAGCGGGACTTTGGGACGCTCCATTTTCACTTCCTGAGTATCACACTCCACAATCCACTTTGATTCAAAGATGTTAGGACCCCCCGCCCGCAGCCCTCTGGAACCCAAAGCACAGGCTTTGAAGCATTCGTGTATTCGTTCCGGAAATCTTTATTGTGCGCATCCACCTGTCAGTTACTGTTCTAGGCGCCAGAGGTGGTGGGTGAAAAGTACTGATGCGGACCCTGCGCTCTGTGTGAACCCATAGTGGGATGTGGGAGACAGGCATTGATCAAATAATAACAAATAAACATACAGTTACAAATAATCCTAAGAAGGAAGCAAACAGGATGCTTCGTACATTAGATAGGTGATCAGGGATGGCTGCCCTGATAGACGGCATTTGACGGTACATCTAAATGACATGAAATACGGTCCCTTAAAGAACAGGAGAAAGAGTGTACCAAGCACAGGGAACAGGAGCAAAGCCTTTAAGGCCGGGAAGAAAGCTTGACATTTTCCAGGAGTTGACCCAAAAGCCACAGTGCTTCTTGTGGAAAGAGGAGTTATGAGATAGGGTCAGAGAGGCAGGCATTGAGCTGAACCTTTTAGGCCATTTTAGTAGGTTTGGATTTTACTTCAggtgcaattcgaagttattgaaGCATTTTAAGCAGAGGTGTGACATTCGATATAtaccttaaaaaataataatacttgctGTATTGTTAATAAACTGGAGAAAGATGAGTGAAAACTGGACACCTATTAGGAGGTTATTGCAGTAGATCCTGTGTCCTGTGAGATCACTCTGAATATGCTTATCTTAAAAGGATTGGGTAGctaggtttcttggttctttccttcctttgagcTGATGGGAAAGCAAATGAGGGAAGGAGAAAAGTCTGAATTCACTGGGGATTCTACTGTTTTGCTGAATAAACAAACATtaagtgaaaccctggtggcccagtggctaagagcttggatgctaaccaaaaggtcatcagttcaaatccatcatccgctccttggaaaccctatggagcagttctactctgtcgtgtagggttgctatgagttggaatctactcaacagcggcgggtttggtttttttggttttaagtgatTGCCTACAATATGTAGCAGGCGCTGCTGGGCATTGGTAATACAAAGCCAAATAAGACCTAATCCTAGCCCCTAAAATTAAAGTGAAGGTTCTGGCCCCTGCTTGCTTCTGTAGCCTCATGTCTGGGTACTCTGACAACACTGAATTGTTTGTATATCTCTGAGGTcaccttaggagtccctgggtggtggtttCAGTTAAGCACCCAAcaactaaccaaagggttggtgatccgaacccacccagaggcgtctcagaagaaaggcctggcatgcAGTTAccacgagtcaaaattgactagggCAGCTGGTTTGAGCTTACCTTGTTGCTACACCCTTAGCTGCTTTTACATCAGTCCTTTTTCTTCTCCGGAAGCACCTCTCTTCCTTTAAAACTGAGGCATTACTTATTTCAGGCAACCTTTCCCCCGTATTGGTTCAGTACTCCAGTGTGTATCTGCACTTGGTACATCTGTCCATCTGTATGTATCCCGCCCGCCCCCAGCCCCCGCCAGCTACTTGAGGACAGAGACTATATCAtctgctgttttttttcttttttagtgtctTCACCTTTGTTTCTTTAGAGCCTGAAACAGTCTTTCTTAAGTGAATAACAAACTTCTAAAAGTTTTGATGAGTTGAAGATGAAACTGGCTGATTGGTTGTTTAAATTTTCCTGGtgcttttcaaaaaataataGTCAAAATTATGTATTAATTTTCACAATTTAAAAAGTGAAAGGGAATCAAGAGTTTGCATCACTTGGATACATAAAATATTGGTGGATGATTTGGTAGAGAAGAAAGCGTGGTGGAAGCCAAGCTAAGGGAAAAGAATCAATTGAGtcctttattattgttattatttattcctTGTGCAGAGTTTACCCCTCAATCCCAAACCTTTCCTGAACGGATTAACAGGAAAGCCAGTGATGGTGAAACTTAAGTGGGGAATGGAGTACAAGGGCTACCTGGTATCTGTAGATGGCTATATGAACATGCAGGTAAGCTAGAGTTACAAAAGttataaaattgtatttattatATTCCACCTTGTTCCTCAGAGGTCTTAATGTGGCTTACAGAATGCATACAATGAAACTGACAAATATAAAGCAAAATCAGGAATAAAGTCAAGGCCGGGAAGATGCTGTAACTCTGATATACAAGGTACAAGACT
The DNA window shown above is from Elephas maximus indicus isolate mEleMax1 chromosome 4, mEleMax1 primary haplotype, whole genome shotgun sequence and carries:
- the SNRPF gene encoding small nuclear ribonucleoprotein F; this translates as MSLPLNPKPFLNGLTGKPVMVKLKWGMEYKGYLVSVDGYMNMQLANTEEYIDGALSGHLGEVLIRCNNVLYIRGVEEEEEDGEMRE